Proteins encoded together in one Deltaproteobacteria bacterium window:
- a CDS encoding type II toxin-antitoxin system RelE/ParE family toxin, with product MSARFRLTKSAANDLLQIADYISGEDPAAAERVIDDIVSAIENLIKFPAMGRIREDLADRRHRV from the coding sequence ATGAGCGCGCGCTTTCGTTTGACGAAGTCCGCCGCAAACGATCTCCTGCAGATTGCCGATTACATCTCCGGCGAAGATCCAGCGGCCGCTGAGCGTGTGATTGATGACATCGTTTCGGCGATCGAGAACCTGATCAAGTTTCCCGCAATGGGGCGCATTCGAGAGGACCTAGCCGACCGGCGTCACCGCGTGTGA
- a CDS encoding NAD(P)-dependent alcohol dehydrogenase: MKAYRMTQWQAAPELRDVDIREPGPGEVLVKVGGAGVCHSDLHVMDFPAGALPYTLPFTLGHENAGWVERLGPGVSGWAAGDPVIVYSVWGCGRCPACRVGAENYCEVAPLFFGGGLGHDGGMASHMIVPSARFLCPLGGLDPRQAAPLTDAGLTTYHAVKRSLSLLRPGSTAVIIGAGGLGQMAIQILKALSPAGVVAVDVSAEKLTAAKSLGADAVVASDDRAADHIRDLTRGAGAELVLDIVGSDATLQLAVAVSRRLGHLTLVGIAGGALSFSYLGVPTELSVASVFYGSIPELSEVVTLAQAGKIKTQVELFPLEQAPHVYERLREGTIKGRGVVAPNG; this comes from the coding sequence GTGAAAGCTTATCGCATGACGCAATGGCAAGCGGCGCCGGAGCTGCGCGACGTAGACATCCGCGAGCCCGGTCCCGGCGAGGTGCTGGTCAAAGTCGGCGGCGCGGGCGTGTGCCACTCCGATTTGCACGTCATGGACTTCCCCGCCGGCGCGCTACCCTACACGCTGCCGTTCACGCTCGGTCACGAGAACGCCGGGTGGGTCGAGCGGCTTGGTCCGGGCGTCAGCGGCTGGGCCGCGGGTGACCCGGTGATTGTGTACAGCGTGTGGGGCTGCGGCCGCTGCCCCGCGTGCCGTGTCGGCGCCGAGAACTACTGCGAGGTCGCGCCGCTGTTCTTCGGCGGCGGACTCGGCCACGACGGCGGTATGGCGTCGCACATGATCGTGCCGTCCGCGCGCTTTCTGTGTCCGCTCGGCGGCCTCGACCCGCGTCAGGCCGCGCCGCTGACGGATGCCGGCTTGACGACTTATCACGCCGTCAAGCGCTCGCTCTCGCTGCTGCGTCCCGGATCGACCGCGGTGATCATCGGCGCCGGCGGGTTGGGGCAGATGGCAATTCAGATCCTCAAGGCGTTGTCGCCCGCTGGCGTGGTGGCGGTCGACGTGTCCGCCGAGAAGCTCACCGCCGCCAAGTCGCTCGGGGCCGATGCGGTCGTCGCCTCAGACGATCGGGCCGCCGACCACATCCGCGACCTCACTCGCGGTGCGGGCGCGGAACTGGTGCTCGATATCGTCGGTTCCGACGCCACGTTGCAACTCGCCGTCGCTGTGTCACGCCGCTTGGGACACCTGACACTCGTCGGGATCGCCGGCGGCGCGCTGTCATTCAGCTATCTCGGCGTGCCCACCGAGCTCTCCGTTGCCTCCGTATTCTACGGCAGCATACCGGAGCTGAGCGAAGTGGTGACGTTGGCGCAAGCGGGGAAGATCAAGACCCAGGTCGAGTTGTTCCCGCTCGAACAGGCGCCGCACGTGTATGAGCGGCTACGCGAGGGTACGATCAAAGGCCGCGGCGTTGTCGCGCCCAACGGCTGA